The following coding sequences lie in one Anas acuta chromosome 17, bAnaAcu1.1, whole genome shotgun sequence genomic window:
- the LOC137865761 gene encoding transmembrane protein 17B-like, which yields MAAQTPLPLNLRWGLTAFSSSLFINNKTRDSGAARIYRPAHEVLASLPLQMMLYFNACYFPFWCLGEGMMLQLKYSLLPRYYQLLLLAAFFILMLTEGARLYLGYIGNLQEKVPELAGFLLLSFLIQLPLLLFLLTDDHIIRLPLEMAVHSLFLAFLVSEVVAAFLALRVMTTQLAAQFYLQQFTSGGRGRSLIKGDDMGPVPRWSQIF from the exons ATGGCTGCACAAACACCACTGCCCCTCAACCTGCGGTGGGGCTTGACGGCGTTCAGCAGCTCCCTTTTCATCAATAACAAGACACGGGACAGTGGCGCTGCCCGCATCTACCGCCCAG CCCACGAGGTGCTGGCCAGCCTCCCCCTGCAGATGATGCTCTACTTCAACGCCTGCTACTTCCCCTTCTGGTGCTTGGGCGAGGGGATGATGCTGCAGCTGAAG TACAGCCTGCTGCCTCGCTACtaccagctcctcctgctcgcTGCCTTCTTCATCCTCATGCTGACTGAAGGTGCCCGGCTCTACCTGGGCTACATTGGGAACCTGCAGGAGAAG GTGCCCGAGCTCGCTGGGTTCCTCCTCCTATCCTTCCTGATCCAGCTCcccctgctgctgttcctgctgaCGGATGACCACATCATTCGGCTGCCACTGGAGATGGCTGTGCACAGCCTTTTCCTGGCCTTCCTCGTCTCCGAGGTCGTGGCTGCCTTCCTGGCGCTGAGGGTGATGACCACGCAGCTGGCAGCACAGTTCTACCTGCAGCAGTTCACGAGCGGCGGACGGGGCAGGAGCCTGATCAAGGGTGATGATATGGGACCTGTCCCCCGCTGGAGTCAGATCTTCTGA